From a region of the Paenibacillus segetis genome:
- a CDS encoding DJ-1/PfpI family protein: protein MKIAFVIFDGMTFLDFIGFYDVIYRLNLFEETKGTTWDICGLSEEISDELGLTIKVNRIKPDLSEYDLLFVPGGMGTRQLRYDNEFITWLKQADKVKYKVSVCTGSLLLGAAGFLENKMATTNPNVYDLLEPYCKEVVRTRIVKDGNLITAGGVSTSIDLALYIVKLFVNQEAVDMIKQQIDYPYEVQGIVEV, encoded by the coding sequence ATGAAAATTGCCTTTGTTATCTTCGATGGGATGACATTCCTAGACTTTATTGGATTCTATGATGTTATTTATCGTTTGAATTTGTTTGAGGAGACTAAAGGAACTACATGGGACATTTGCGGTCTTTCTGAGGAAATATCCGATGAATTAGGATTAACCATAAAAGTCAATCGGATCAAACCGGATTTATCTGAATATGATTTGTTATTTGTCCCTGGAGGCATGGGCACACGTCAGCTTAGGTATGATAATGAATTTATTACATGGTTAAAACAAGCTGACAAAGTTAAATACAAAGTGTCAGTATGTACAGGTTCGTTATTGCTTGGGGCAGCAGGTTTTCTAGAAAATAAGATGGCAACAACTAATCCTAATGTTTATGATCTACTAGAACCATATTGTAAAGAGGTTGTCAGAACCCGAATTGTGAAAGATGGAAATCTGATAACGGCTGGGGGAGTTTCGACATCCATTGATCTTGCTTTATATATTGTTAAGCTGTTTGTTAACCAAGAGGCAGTAGATATGATAAAGCAGCAAATTGACTATCCATATGAAGTGCAGGGAATCGTTGAGGTTTAA
- a CDS encoding aminoglycoside phosphotransferase family protein translates to MPDATGIIASGRTAEILFFGEGQVLKLFRPGLPEQLSSDEYNISNAVYNLGLSCPRPIEIIDYEERKGIIYSQIDGITMLKTIEKKIWTTKKQAKRMATLHRDIHSKSVSSIPKQREILIDRIQHAPLLTTEEKSIILFKLMSLKEGNKLCHGDFHPDNIMLGEKTEWVIDWMTGVEGNPAGDVARTILMLKLGNTPDETPKIISRLISLIRHKLLVTYTKEYISTSDVTMEEINQWMGPVAADQVGSR, encoded by the coding sequence ATGCCGGATGCAACTGGAATAATTGCTAGTGGTAGAACAGCTGAAATTCTATTCTTTGGAGAAGGACAAGTATTAAAGCTATTTCGTCCGGGGTTACCCGAGCAATTGAGTAGCGATGAATATAATATTAGTAATGCAGTATATAATCTAGGCTTATCGTGTCCTAGGCCCATTGAGATTATTGATTATGAAGAACGTAAAGGGATTATCTACTCCCAAATTGATGGAATAACCATGCTCAAAACGATCGAGAAAAAGATATGGACGACAAAAAAACAAGCTAAAAGAATGGCAACACTTCATCGTGATATTCACTCGAAATCCGTATCGAGCATTCCAAAACAGCGGGAGATTTTAATAGACCGCATTCAACACGCTCCGCTATTAACGACCGAAGAGAAGAGCATTATCCTTTTTAAATTGATGTCCCTTAAAGAAGGTAATAAGCTTTGCCATGGAGATTTTCACCCAGACAATATCATGCTTGGAGAAAAGACAGAATGGGTTATCGACTGGATGACAGGAGTAGAGGGGAACCCAGCAGGAGATGTGGCTAGGACCATACTAATGCTTAAACTGGGGAATACGCCTGACGAGACTCCCAAAATTATTTCGAGATTAATTTCTCTTATCAGACATAAGCTCCTTGTTACTTACACTAAGGAATACATAAGCACCTCTGATGTAACCATGGAAGAGATTAATCAATGGATGGGTCCTGTTGCTGCAGATCAGGTGGGCTCAAGATAG
- a CDS encoding tetratricopeptide repeat protein, translating to MTELQRAIQLRESGQFEEAQTLLLHLLDQDPLNPLLWYQCAWVHDAMGLEREAVPFYIKSLELGLQGEERQGAFLGLGSTYRTLGLYEESNRIFEEAIRQFPKHKEFLIFYAMVQYNLKEYSKAMEILLQQIAETSNDTGIQSYKKAILYYADKLDEQW from the coding sequence ATGACTGAATTGCAAAGGGCGATCCAACTAAGAGAATCGGGACAATTTGAAGAAGCCCAAACATTATTACTTCATCTATTGGACCAAGATCCACTCAATCCATTATTATGGTATCAATGTGCCTGGGTTCATGACGCAATGGGATTAGAACGGGAAGCCGTTCCCTTTTATATAAAATCATTGGAGCTTGGACTTCAAGGTGAGGAAAGACAAGGTGCATTCTTAGGGCTAGGAAGTACTTATCGAACATTAGGACTCTACGAAGAATCAAATCGTATTTTTGAAGAAGCCATTCGACAGTTTCCGAAACACAAAGAGTTTCTGATCTTCTATGCGATGGTTCAATATAACCTTAAGGAATATAGTAAAGCCATGGAAATTTTATTGCAGCAAATAGCAGAGACCAGTAATGATACAGGTATTCAGAGCTATAAGAAAGCGATTCTTTATTATGCGGACAAGCTAGATGAGCAATGGTAA
- a CDS encoding alpha/beta hydrolase, which yields MKETRIYKELDEGSISADIYYVGSNSPIIIYIHGGALIFGTRTWLSEEQIDYYAQAGFSVVSIDYRLAPETKLDSIIEDIRDAVDWVKTKARVWYDFDTDHIAVMGGSAGGYLSLLVGTMDIKPQAIVSFYGYGDILGEWLAQPSEYYCRRPIINRNSASDYVGDGEITEGSWERFNFYLYCRQQGDWIYEVTGMDRINDREELLKYIPIEHVTAEYPPTLLLHGDHDTDVPYEQSVIMYEKLKEYGVTTKLVTIEGADHVFDQNFEDPMVQNAFQKVVDFLKIHLYK from the coding sequence ATGAAAGAAACAAGGATCTATAAAGAGCTGGATGAGGGTTCGATAAGTGCTGATATATACTATGTAGGTAGCAATAGCCCTATAATTATTTATATTCATGGCGGAGCTTTGATCTTTGGAACGAGAACTTGGTTATCAGAAGAACAAATTGATTATTATGCGCAAGCAGGTTTTAGCGTTGTCAGCATAGATTATCGACTAGCCCCTGAGACGAAATTGGATTCAATTATCGAGGATATTCGCGACGCAGTAGATTGGGTGAAGACGAAAGCTAGAGTGTGGTATGATTTTGACACGGATCATATTGCTGTAATGGGTGGATCCGCTGGCGGTTATCTTAGTTTATTAGTTGGAACGATGGACATTAAACCTCAGGCTATTGTTTCTTTTTATGGATATGGAGATATTCTGGGAGAATGGTTGGCTCAACCTAGTGAATATTACTGCAGGAGGCCAATCATCAATCGAAATAGTGCCTCTGATTATGTAGGAGATGGAGAAATAACGGAGGGTTCATGGGAGAGATTTAACTTTTACCTGTATTGCCGTCAGCAAGGGGATTGGATATATGAAGTAACGGGTATGGATCGAATTAATGATAGAGAAGAGTTACTAAAGTATATTCCTATTGAACATGTAACAGCAGAATACCCACCTACACTATTACTCCATGGTGATCATGACACGGATGTTCCTTATGAACAATCAGTGATCATGTATGAAAAGCTCAAAGAATATGGAGTTACTACGAAATTAGTTACCATTGAAGGCGCAGATCATGTCTTTGATCAGAATTTTGAAGATCCTATGGTTCAGAACGCTTTTCAAAAAGTTGTTGATTTTTTAAAAATACATCTATATAAGTGA
- a CDS encoding HD domain-containing protein, protein MRSKADNIKLAEQFVKQELEFDPTGHDWWHIDRVRKLTLEIAQKETSADEFICELTALLHDVADEKLNDSKQAGLDKVENWLTGHIADKDVINKVMTIIATMSFNGGQNPPMESIEGQIVQDADRLDALGAIGIARTFAYSGSKGTIIHNPELELSHFSQMEYRSTNKTAIYHFYEKLLKLKDMMNTTYAKELAERRHQFMEEYLIQFYNEWNLED, encoded by the coding sequence ATGAGAAGCAAAGCTGATAATATAAAACTTGCGGAGCAGTTTGTGAAGCAAGAATTAGAATTTGACCCTACGGGTCATGACTGGTGGCATATTGATCGAGTAAGAAAACTGACTTTAGAAATAGCACAGAAAGAAACATCAGCAGATGAGTTTATTTGCGAATTAACAGCTCTTTTACATGACGTAGCGGATGAAAAACTGAATGATTCAAAGCAAGCGGGATTAGATAAAGTTGAAAATTGGCTAACTGGTCACATTGCAGATAAGGATGTAATAAATAAAGTAATGACTATTATTGCAACGATGTCTTTTAATGGTGGTCAGAATCCACCAATGGAATCAATAGAAGGCCAAATCGTTCAAGATGCCGATCGTTTAGATGCGCTTGGGGCTATTGGAATTGCTAGGACATTTGCCTATTCGGGATCAAAAGGAACGATCATACATAATCCAGAGCTAGAGTTATCACATTTCTCACAAATGGAATACAGGTCTACGAATAAAACGGCTATCTATCATTTTTATGAGAAGCTATTAAAATTAAAGGATATGATGAATACGACATACGCCAAAGAGCTGGCTGAAAGAAGACATCAATTTATGGAGGAGTATCTAATACAGTTTTATAACGAGTGGAACTTGGAGGATTAA
- a CDS encoding winged helix-turn-helix domain-containing protein: MLKEPNLWFECIELLYRFVNQNDHRNLKENLNHKYNLNSEILEASFAGIIELGEYIFSHLQTPKDRLTFFFAEQGQQQWCNAHVLLTNLFHQDMTFSTSRLRQQFANLSQEERLTQFTDNLLNTLTDRSVSSLSAPIKSESDLIQVIDTLELESQKKWQLLLLYQNYRPRVDELLTILDQAVELFQQKQSLIQPLLDKFYDTYNEELRQDPINYLYEHFRIRLSDSKNIVFTPYLFGCNSVSYIGSHELPVAEKVYIGVLFETIGLIVDQFISDEKICKNLKIISDNSKYEILKSIRNKPAYGQELAEQLNLSTATISHHMSALLTSGFVQIDKQTKRIYYQMDKDRVLSFIEQLKASLMND; the protein is encoded by the coding sequence GTGCTTAAGGAGCCCAATTTATGGTTTGAATGTATAGAGCTCCTCTATCGTTTCGTTAATCAAAATGACCATCGGAATCTCAAAGAAAACCTAAACCACAAGTACAATCTGAATTCAGAAATATTAGAGGCGTCTTTTGCGGGGATTATTGAACTTGGAGAATATATCTTTAGTCATCTTCAAACGCCTAAAGATCGATTAACCTTCTTTTTTGCTGAACAAGGACAACAGCAGTGGTGCAATGCGCATGTCCTCCTTACGAATTTATTTCATCAAGACATGACTTTTTCAACATCTCGGCTGAGACAGCAATTTGCTAATCTCTCACAGGAAGAACGATTAACTCAATTTACAGATAATCTATTAAATACTTTGACAGATCGATCAGTCAGCTCATTATCAGCTCCAATTAAGAGTGAATCCGATTTGATTCAGGTTATTGATACATTGGAGCTGGAATCACAGAAGAAATGGCAGCTCCTTCTGCTGTACCAGAACTATCGACCTCGTGTAGATGAGCTCCTTACGATCTTAGATCAAGCCGTGGAACTATTCCAGCAAAAGCAATCATTGATCCAACCACTACTCGATAAATTTTATGATACGTACAACGAAGAGCTTCGGCAGGATCCTATAAACTATTTGTACGAACATTTTCGGATCCGCCTATCTGACAGTAAGAATATCGTATTTACACCTTATCTATTTGGCTGTAATTCCGTATCTTATATTGGTTCTCACGAATTGCCAGTTGCCGAAAAAGTATATATTGGAGTCTTATTTGAAACCATTGGTTTGATTGTAGATCAGTTCATCAGCGATGAGAAAATATGTAAGAATCTTAAAATCATAAGTGACAACAGTAAATATGAAATACTTAAGTCTATCCGTAACAAGCCTGCATACGGTCAAGAGCTTGCTGAGCAATTGAATCTCTCTACAGCTACGATATCACATCATATGAGCGCGTTACTTACCAGTGGATTTGTTCAAATTGATAAACAAACAAAGCGGATCTATTACCAAATGGATAAAGACAGAGTCCTCAGTTTCATCGAACAGCTCAAAGCCAGCCTCATGAATGATTGA
- a CDS encoding MFS transporter, protein MIEQRMERSITYKDLLTQRQYLKLIAANVINRFGDSVDTIAFSLMVYTLTGSATWVALIFGCNALPTILFQPFAGAIVEGLNKKYTMVISDIGRGFVVGITAILLISGLLNPWILLALTFMNSTLESLRIPAGIAIVPKILDKSLYTHGLSLNSTMQQTVGILGLAVAAAIIGVFGIGTAILIDAITFIASAIIILFIQTSEDKQERIKLDLKGYLHTLSEGFFYLKQAKVVFAICILGGFMSIFFIPINAMMAPYTTDTLGLSSIGMSVAGICSTIGMGTGAFLFPTLRKRFTARNIFILGGMMIGVCYLIWVGISFYADHISLIYILLAMTMFVFGFFASFIQSVVGVSFMEHIEEKYMSRVGAIFNAIATSTTPLGSLIVAGAMLFLSVNQLFIVTGICTIVLFTGMLPIKVLKQL, encoded by the coding sequence ATGATCGAACAAAGAATGGAAAGAAGTATTACTTATAAAGACCTATTAACTCAGAGACAATATCTGAAACTGATTGCAGCCAATGTAATCAATCGCTTTGGAGACTCGGTCGACACGATCGCTTTCTCGCTAATGGTGTATACACTCACCGGATCTGCTACATGGGTTGCCTTAATATTTGGATGTAACGCTCTACCAACGATTCTTTTTCAACCTTTTGCAGGTGCCATTGTTGAAGGATTAAATAAGAAATATACCATGGTCATCAGTGACATAGGACGAGGTTTTGTCGTGGGCATAACGGCTATACTCCTCATTTCCGGCTTACTTAATCCATGGATTCTATTAGCGCTTACTTTTATGAATTCCACACTGGAGTCTCTACGAATTCCTGCCGGTATTGCAATTGTACCTAAAATACTCGACAAATCTTTATATACGCACGGTTTATCACTTAATTCCACAATGCAGCAAACGGTGGGGATTCTCGGATTAGCTGTAGCTGCTGCGATAATCGGAGTTTTCGGCATAGGAACTGCTATTCTGATCGATGCGATTACATTCATTGCTTCAGCTATTATCATCTTATTTATTCAAACTTCCGAAGACAAGCAAGAGCGGATTAAGCTTGATTTGAAAGGCTATTTACATACGCTATCTGAAGGATTTTTTTACTTAAAACAGGCTAAAGTGGTATTTGCTATATGTATTCTCGGGGGATTCATGAGTATCTTCTTCATTCCTATTAATGCCATGATGGCTCCTTATACCACCGATACGCTAGGTCTTAGTTCAATAGGCATGTCCGTTGCAGGTATATGTTCGACAATAGGTATGGGAACTGGGGCTTTCTTATTCCCTACACTCAGAAAACGATTTACAGCACGCAACATCTTCATTCTTGGAGGGATGATGATCGGCGTATGTTACCTGATCTGGGTAGGGATAAGCTTCTATGCTGATCATATCTCGCTCATTTACATTTTGCTGGCCATGACCATGTTTGTTTTCGGTTTCTTTGCTTCATTTATTCAATCTGTTGTTGGTGTTTCCTTCATGGAGCATATTGAAGAGAAATATATGTCCCGAGTTGGTGCTATCTTTAATGCGATCGCAACCTCAACTACACCACTTGGATCATTAATCGTTGCTGGTGCTATGCTGTTCTTATCTGTTAACCAACTCTTCATCGTGACAGGGATTTGTACAATTGTACTGTTTACTGGTATGCTGCCTATAAAAGTGTTAAAACAGTTGTAA
- a CDS encoding aminoglycoside phosphotransferase family protein: MDNTNNLLLLKEHIPFLHGQVQINQINKGYSSDSKFILVKDNQKFLLRTFDYKNYHNKQTEYEALIKMEEFNVSCSRPLEMGSLQDFGIGFMILSFIEGNDAAEDLPTYSMADQYNIGFTAGKELLKIHQYVAPTHITAWYDRKLSKHNYFIDEYFKGEVRIKDDIKILSFIDDNLHYMKHRPNIFQHHDFHVGNLIVQDRELSGIIDFNRLDWGDPVHDFLKTGFFSSEVSIPFSVGQIRGYHNNQDPNDLFWRLYSLYLAMNLISSVSWVIRVKPEETNTMLEKIYRVLEDHHYFEFNTPRWYMENL, translated from the coding sequence TTGGACAATACTAATAATCTTCTTTTGCTAAAAGAACACATTCCATTTTTGCATGGACAGGTTCAAATTAATCAAATCAATAAAGGGTATTCAAGTGATAGTAAGTTTATCCTTGTAAAAGATAATCAAAAATTTCTACTTAGAACTTTTGATTATAAAAATTATCATAATAAACAAACGGAATATGAAGCATTAATTAAGATGGAGGAATTCAATGTTAGTTGCTCTAGACCATTAGAGATGGGGAGCCTTCAAGATTTTGGAATTGGATTTATGATTTTAAGTTTTATTGAAGGTAACGATGCGGCAGAAGATCTTCCAACCTATTCTATGGCGGATCAATACAACATTGGATTTACAGCAGGGAAAGAGCTACTTAAGATTCATCAATATGTTGCTCCAACTCATATTACAGCTTGGTATGATCGCAAGCTCAGTAAGCATAATTATTTTATTGATGAATATTTCAAGGGTGAAGTGAGGATTAAAGATGATATCAAAATATTATCTTTTATTGATGATAACCTCCATTACATGAAACATAGACCAAACATATTTCAGCATCACGATTTTCACGTTGGCAATCTTATCGTCCAAGACAGAGAACTCTCAGGAATCATTGATTTTAATCGATTGGATTGGGGAGATCCCGTACACGATTTCTTGAAAACGGGATTTTTCAGTTCAGAAGTCAGCATTCCTTTTTCAGTTGGTCAGATTAGAGGGTATCATAATAACCAAGATCCAAACGATTTATTCTGGAGGTTATATTCGCTGTATTTGGCAATGAACCTCATTTCATCTGTCTCTTGGGTTATACGAGTCAAACCAGAAGAAACAAATACTATGCTAGAAAAGATCTATAGAGTATTAGAAGATCATCATTATTTTGAATTTAATACTCCAAGATGGTACATGGAAAACTTGTAG
- a CDS encoding GNAT family N-acetyltransferase: MNTQVYLELATDFDAEQIRDLMIIVEKDETSRWYAKGERPYIPGFDSIRMQQYHVRSGGYYKILMKDILVGVILISTTGREHARIDRFYIDPQYQSKQIGSNVLRLMEEQFPQIRIWTLDTTQKSPRNHYFFEKNGYKFMSEDEEERYYYKEIHDSNLENQEDFTFDKVCMHHNFRECNMQDSDFFEVNLSNSSYSNSNMRNLKIQSSNLAGMHITNSYLGHAIFGDSDMSNVEICHVIMGGTYIHDVKLSLDEDNQPIRMERIEMMNSSIQDSNMQNFSIINCNIKGMRIDGILVSDLLEAYKNRGITGENR; the protein is encoded by the coding sequence ATGAATACGCAAGTTTATTTGGAATTGGCAACAGATTTTGATGCTGAGCAAATTAGAGATCTGATGATAATTGTCGAGAAAGATGAGACTTCAAGATGGTATGCCAAGGGCGAAAGACCGTATATTCCTGGTTTTGATTCAATAAGGATGCAACAATACCATGTCAGGAGCGGGGGCTATTATAAAATCCTTATGAAGGATATTCTTGTTGGCGTTATTCTGATATCAACTACAGGAAGAGAACATGCAAGAATAGACCGTTTCTATATTGATCCACAATATCAAAGCAAACAAATTGGATCGAACGTTCTACGTCTGATGGAAGAACAATTCCCACAGATTAGAATTTGGACACTAGATACAACTCAGAAAAGTCCACGAAATCATTATTTTTTTGAGAAAAATGGATATAAGTTCATGTCTGAAGATGAGGAAGAGCGCTATTATTACAAAGAAATTCATGATTCTAATCTAGAGAACCAAGAGGATTTTACCTTTGATAAGGTGTGTATGCATCATAATTTTCGTGAATGTAATATGCAAGATTCCGATTTCTTTGAAGTGAATTTATCCAATTCATCTTATTCGAATTCAAACATGCGTAATCTAAAGATCCAAAGCAGCAATTTAGCAGGAATGCATATTACGAATTCCTATTTAGGCCACGCGATATTCGGCGATTCTGATATGAGTAATGTTGAAATTTGTCATGTTATCATGGGGGGGACTTATATTCATGATGTGAAATTAAGTCTTGATGAAGATAATCAACCCATTCGTATGGAAAGAATCGAGATGATGAATAGTTCAATTCAGGATTCTAATATGCAGAACTTTTCAATTATTAATTGTAATATTAAGGGGATGAGAATAGATGGTATTCTCGTAAGTGACCTGTTAGAAGCCTATAAGAATAGGGGAATAACAGGGGAAAATCGATAG
- a CDS encoding phosphotransferase enzyme family protein, giving the protein MINEAILNQILELLNYSSEDIHLLGGYFDHVYEISAAPSIVVKIFDRGIDSEEQILSEIEWTLFLEENGVNVAVPILIRNESYTYSLSDKLFFAAYEKVNGRHIYIDDEEWNDKLFHQWGRGMGKIHSLSELYPTGKYGRPEWHEHPMYQLNMNHFDPMITEKWENYLKGIHFIHKSKDSYGIIHGDLHHHNFLYDNGELAFIDFGDSEYNWFAYDIAIAIYHASQSFNDMDKRSKFALSFFNAFIDGYSMEKSVNETLKNIDFFVDFRHLYSYVYHMQHLDRTNLNERQLQYLDGMRLSIMSEDSYLGIKLV; this is encoded by the coding sequence ATGATTAATGAAGCTATCCTTAATCAAATTCTAGAGTTGTTAAATTACTCATCAGAAGATATCCATTTGCTTGGCGGATATTTCGATCATGTTTATGAAATTTCTGCTGCGCCATCCATAGTTGTTAAGATATTTGATAGAGGGATAGATAGCGAAGAGCAAATTTTATCCGAAATTGAATGGACTTTGTTTCTTGAAGAAAACGGGGTCAACGTAGCAGTTCCTATATTGATAAGGAATGAATCGTATACATATAGTTTGAGTGACAAGCTGTTTTTCGCAGCATACGAAAAAGTTAATGGTAGGCATATATATATTGATGATGAGGAATGGAACGATAAATTGTTTCATCAATGGGGTAGAGGGATGGGGAAAATACATTCCTTATCCGAGCTATATCCTACTGGTAAATATGGGCGACCGGAATGGCATGAGCATCCGATGTATCAATTGAATATGAATCATTTTGATCCTATGATCACAGAAAAATGGGAGAACTACCTTAAAGGTATCCATTTCATTCATAAATCTAAGGATTCGTATGGTATCATTCATGGTGATCTACATCATCATAATTTTCTGTACGATAATGGCGAATTAGCATTTATTGATTTTGGCGACAGTGAATATAATTGGTTCGCCTATGATATAGCGATTGCGATTTATCATGCTTCCCAGTCCTTTAATGACATGGACAAGCGAAGTAAATTTGCCCTATCATTTTTTAATGCTTTCATCGATGGGTATTCTATGGAGAAATCAGTGAATGAGACGTTGAAAAATATCGATTTTTTCGTTGATTTTAGGCACTTGTATTCATATGTTTATCATATGCAACATTTAGATCGCACGAATCTAAATGAACGACAACTTCAATATTTGGATGGTATGAGATTATCCATAATGAGTGAGGATTCCTATTTAGGGATCAAATTAGTTTAA
- a CDS encoding GNAT family N-acetyltransferase, producing the protein MLIYQTEEITVRELEHSDENLLVSWLSNPILLEYYEGRDRPHNLDRVREHFYKKDDTTRCIFEYAGKPVGYIQFYFLDKESKEEYGYQNMDETIYGTDQFIGATDYWNQGVGKKLVTSMIGYLVGHKQADKIVMDPQTWNFRAISCYEKCGFQKIKLLQEHESHEGQLRDCWLMEYKVIKQ; encoded by the coding sequence ATGCTGATATATCAAACGGAAGAGATCACTGTCCGTGAACTTGAGCATAGCGATGAGAACCTGCTTGTATCTTGGTTATCCAATCCTATACTACTGGAATATTATGAAGGTCGTGACCGACCTCATAACCTAGATAGGGTTAGGGAACATTTTTATAAGAAAGATGATACAACTCGTTGTATTTTTGAATATGCTGGAAAACCGGTTGGATATATTCAATTCTATTTTCTAGATAAAGAATCAAAAGAAGAATATGGATATCAAAACATGGATGAAACGATCTATGGAACGGATCAATTCATCGGAGCAACTGACTACTGGAATCAAGGTGTTGGAAAGAAACTTGTTACATCCATGATAGGGTACTTAGTCGGCCACAAACAGGCAGATAAGATCGTAATGGATCCACAAACATGGAATTTTCGTGCAATATCATGTTATGAGAAATGTGGGTTTCAGAAGATCAAATTACTGCAAGAGCATGAAAGTCATGAGGGACAACTCAGAGATTGTTGGTTGATGGAATACAAGGTGATTAAACAATAA
- a CDS encoding class I SAM-dependent methyltransferase, protein MLQIRWAQDRANEQNVEVNFQCESAFELRTVEEYDFVYDSGCLHHIWPHRRIEYIEMLHNALKPGGYFGLTCFAPGFAEVGGALETSDWDIYREWSMKGGLAYSEAQLKNLFQEYFECMEFRLMTECSEDDKKFGVPFLGTSLWRKK, encoded by the coding sequence TTGCTGCAGATCAGGTGGGCTCAAGATAGAGCGAACGAACAGAACGTTGAAGTGAACTTTCAGTGTGAATCAGCGTTTGAGCTTCGAACAGTTGAAGAATATGATTTTGTCTACGATTCAGGATGTTTACATCACATTTGGCCTCACAGACGAATCGAATATATTGAAATGCTGCATAATGCGCTTAAGCCAGGTGGATATTTCGGGTTAACTTGCTTTGCCCCTGGATTTGCTGAAGTTGGAGGGGCACTTGAAACTTCGGACTGGGATATTTACCGTGAATGGAGTATGAAGGGTGGACTAGCGTATAGTGAAGCGCAGCTGAAGAACCTATTTCAAGAATATTTTGAATGTATGGAGTTCAGGTTGATGACTGAATGTAGTGAGGATGATAAGAAATTTGGAGTTCCTTTTTTGGGGACATCACTTTGGAGGAAGAAGTAA
- a CDS encoding DUF2569 domain-containing protein: METNLHEQNYDRRPIGISGLGGWLVLIQIGLYFTILLLSIQLFKYSLPVFSTDTWDALTSTQSEAYHPMWGPLLIFETVYNIIFLLFSVFILVIFYGKKRMFPRLMIIFYSVSLAIGIIDLALSYQIPIMRELEDGSSIRELLKSVIACAIWIPYLIKSERVQNTFIR, from the coding sequence TTGGAAACAAATTTGCATGAACAGAATTATGATCGTAGACCAATAGGTATATCAGGGCTAGGTGGATGGTTGGTCTTGATACAAATCGGACTGTATTTTACAATCCTGCTTTTATCGATCCAATTATTTAAGTATTCATTACCTGTATTTAGTACGGATACATGGGATGCATTAACCTCTACACAATCGGAGGCTTACCACCCGATGTGGGGACCATTATTAATTTTTGAAACGGTATATAATATCATTTTTCTGTTATTTAGTGTATTTATTCTAGTCATATTCTATGGTAAGAAAAGAATGTTCCCTCGTCTCATGATTATCTTTTATAGTGTTAGTTTAGCCATTGGTATTATTGATCTGGCCCTAAGTTACCAAATCCCAATTATGCGTGAATTAGAAGATGGAAGCTCGATAAGAGAATTATTGAAATCTGTTATAGCATGTGCAATTTGGATCCCTTACTTAATAAAGTCTGAACGTGTACAAAATACGTTTATTCGGTAA